One Streptomyces mobaraensis NBRC 13819 = DSM 40847 DNA segment encodes these proteins:
- a CDS encoding ATP-binding protein codes for MTYDIAAPEPAGMVASLSSLGYSLPAAIADLVDNSISAKAQNIDVEFAWAGSDSWIAVVDDGDGMSQEELVTAMTVAARGPATPRSPTDLGRFGVGLKSASFSQARQLTVATACDGQWHTRTWDLDVVEKYGEWRLLHGADQDTAAILQRVRPCGGHGTVVLWRRLNGYHTAAVTEDDERTQKQFYAEATRTEAHLGMVFARFLVGTRRRALRVSGTAVQPWDPFMTAHPSVQRLPAEELPLGNGSVRVEAFVLPSAHRLTPDEFSQAAGPQGWLDQQGFYVYRRNRLILAGDWLGQRGMRREEKYNLARISVDIPAGSDAEWGVDVRKSSVVPPVSLRPHLHRIARQARTRAAEVLRHRGQVAARTHGDPLVYVWNVRRADGRLTCRINRSHPLVQATLRQGGANPADVRALIRLLEETVPVATLRVMHETDTSDDPDPFGGAGPADETATEVAQRIYESLVSGGRSPAAARERLRTMSPFDQLQGFWST; via the coding sequence ATGACGTACGACATCGCCGCTCCCGAGCCCGCCGGGATGGTCGCCTCGCTGAGCTCGCTGGGCTACTCGCTGCCGGCAGCGATTGCCGATCTCGTCGACAACAGCATCTCCGCGAAGGCACAGAACATCGACGTCGAGTTCGCCTGGGCGGGAAGCGACTCCTGGATCGCGGTCGTGGACGATGGCGACGGCATGAGCCAGGAGGAACTCGTCACGGCCATGACCGTGGCGGCGCGAGGACCGGCAACGCCTCGCTCGCCCACTGATCTGGGGCGGTTCGGGGTCGGTCTGAAGTCCGCGTCGTTCTCGCAGGCGAGACAGCTCACCGTGGCGACAGCCTGCGACGGCCAGTGGCACACGCGCACGTGGGACCTCGACGTGGTCGAGAAGTACGGCGAGTGGCGGTTGCTCCACGGGGCCGACCAGGACACCGCCGCCATTCTCCAGAGAGTCCGGCCTTGCGGCGGCCATGGCACGGTGGTGCTGTGGCGTCGGCTCAACGGCTATCACACCGCCGCTGTCACCGAGGACGACGAGCGTACCCAGAAGCAGTTCTACGCCGAGGCGACACGCACCGAGGCGCATCTCGGCATGGTCTTCGCACGGTTCCTCGTGGGAACCCGGCGACGCGCTCTAAGGGTTTCAGGAACCGCCGTACAGCCCTGGGACCCCTTCATGACTGCTCATCCCTCGGTCCAGCGGCTGCCTGCCGAGGAACTTCCCCTGGGTAACGGATCAGTGAGGGTCGAAGCGTTCGTCCTCCCGAGCGCCCACCGCCTGACCCCTGATGAGTTCAGCCAAGCGGCAGGACCGCAGGGATGGCTTGATCAGCAGGGCTTCTACGTGTACCGGCGCAACCGTCTGATTCTTGCGGGGGACTGGTTGGGGCAGCGCGGGATGCGTCGCGAGGAGAAGTACAACCTCGCTCGCATCTCTGTCGACATCCCGGCTGGATCAGATGCCGAGTGGGGAGTAGACGTGCGAAAGTCCAGCGTCGTCCCGCCTGTCAGCCTACGACCCCACCTTCATCGCATCGCACGTCAGGCCCGCACGAGGGCCGCAGAGGTGCTGCGACACCGCGGCCAGGTCGCCGCACGTACACACGGCGATCCCCTGGTGTACGTCTGGAACGTACGTCGTGCGGACGGCCGGCTCACCTGCCGGATCAACCGCAGTCATCCGCTGGTCCAGGCCACGCTGAGGCAGGGAGGCGCGAACCCCGCTGACGTCCGTGCTCTGATCCGTCTCCTGGAGGAGACGGTACCCGTCGCCACACTCCGTGTGATGCACGAGACCGACACCAGCGACGATCCCGATCCCTTCGGCGGGGCGGGTCCCGCTGACGAGACTGCGACCGAGGTCGCACAGCGCATCTACGAGTCCCTTGTCTCGGGTGGCCGTTCGCCTGCTGCAGCGCGCGAACGGCTGCGCACCATGTCTCCCTTCGACCAGCTACAGGGGTTCTGGAGTACCTGA
- a CDS encoding Z1 domain-containing protein, which yields MSSTPDEPLAKAMRLVRSFLPQDRQPSPDEVQIAVNAIFGMLAAQGETLDRDQLAKEIEAMITVFQERSLGLVDPKGHEPWLPEAKNNRSWDFWERYRWFLEDVEDLPLSVVRRLDQTSDEVLSQLEDPRRPGPWRRKGLVIGQVQSGKTGQYIGLASKAVDAGYKLVVVLAGIHNDLRSQTQLRIDEGLLGFDTQHQMRSNENGDSRTIGAGLMPLQGKKLDIASPTNSSEKGDFGRQAAATINFPLGSFPVVLVVKKHWKILEYLRRWVTDVQGTEGENGRKIVRDVPLLVIDDEADNASINTVRDPDDDPTRTNRAIRDLINSFDRVAYVGYTATPFANIYIDPDADHDEVGGDLFPESFIRSLPSPSNYLGPERVFGLQVDDEDEEDVHPLPLVRHVNDSDSWLPSRHKAGDRPRGDLPRSLREAVASFVLSCAARRARGQVRVHNSMLVHVTRFTAVQSLVREQVEDHLHFLVDSLRDRYGKGPKLLAEFQELWERDFVTTTAHFPADEAEPLTWEQVSTELLDAIRKIQVKAVNGTSRDALDYYDNRKDGLSVIAIGGQKLSRGLTLSGLTVSYYLRWANTYDTLLQMGRWFGYRPGYEDLCRLYTTPAVEDAYVEVTAATDELRREVEEMATLGLTPRQFGLKVRSSSLGLMVTAANKMRQSERILLSYSGEGPETVIFNLADRAVKRNFKSLEDLVRHLDGITEPETAVSGGTVMWRGVPPEVVSEFVASYETDRMAQRVRPRLIAKYIEQCAKVGELGNWTVCLVGKSAATPVDVAGHSVGPVTRAPLNPEFRTEGRYTIRRVLSPRDEGLDLNEAQLEAAREAAGKAAKQKEKTSVPKHPSGPYLRRQRRPDQALLLIYPIEVPGPEDDSPELPLVGFQVSFPYSRNQSKTEYVANSIYLQEDIYALDEEDEA from the coding sequence GTGAGCTCCACCCCCGACGAACCCCTCGCAAAGGCAATGCGGTTGGTACGCAGCTTCCTGCCACAGGACCGGCAGCCCAGCCCGGACGAGGTGCAGATCGCGGTCAACGCGATCTTCGGCATGCTGGCCGCACAGGGGGAAACTCTGGACCGGGACCAGCTGGCCAAGGAGATCGAGGCCATGATCACGGTGTTCCAGGAGCGTTCCCTGGGACTTGTTGACCCCAAGGGGCACGAGCCCTGGCTGCCTGAGGCGAAGAACAACCGTTCCTGGGATTTCTGGGAGCGATACCGCTGGTTCCTCGAGGATGTCGAGGACCTGCCGCTTTCGGTCGTGCGACGGCTGGACCAGACCTCGGACGAGGTCTTGAGCCAACTGGAGGATCCGCGGCGGCCTGGCCCCTGGCGCCGCAAGGGGCTCGTGATCGGCCAGGTGCAGTCAGGCAAGACTGGACAGTACATCGGACTCGCTTCCAAGGCGGTTGACGCGGGCTACAAGCTCGTCGTTGTTCTCGCCGGCATCCACAACGACCTCCGGAGCCAGACGCAACTGCGCATAGACGAGGGCCTGCTGGGCTTCGACACCCAGCACCAGATGCGCTCCAACGAGAACGGGGACTCCCGCACCATCGGTGCTGGACTCATGCCGCTGCAGGGCAAGAAGCTCGACATCGCGTCTCCGACGAACAGCTCCGAGAAGGGGGACTTCGGACGCCAGGCCGCAGCCACGATCAACTTTCCGCTCGGCAGCTTTCCTGTCGTGCTCGTCGTCAAGAAGCACTGGAAGATTCTCGAGTACCTGCGCAGGTGGGTGACCGACGTGCAGGGCACCGAGGGCGAGAACGGCCGCAAGATCGTGCGCGACGTTCCGCTCCTGGTCATCGACGACGAGGCCGACAACGCGTCGATCAACACGGTCCGCGATCCTGACGACGACCCCACCAGGACAAACAGGGCGATCCGAGACCTCATCAACAGTTTCGACAGGGTGGCGTACGTCGGGTACACGGCCACCCCGTTCGCCAACATCTACATCGACCCCGATGCAGACCACGACGAGGTGGGCGGAGATCTCTTCCCGGAGAGCTTCATCCGCAGCCTCCCCTCGCCCTCGAACTATCTCGGCCCGGAGCGGGTGTTCGGACTCCAGGTGGATGACGAGGATGAGGAGGACGTGCATCCGTTGCCGCTGGTGCGTCACGTGAACGACTCCGACAGCTGGTTGCCGAGCCGGCACAAGGCCGGCGACAGGCCCCGTGGGGATCTCCCTCGGTCTCTACGTGAGGCTGTTGCGTCGTTCGTGCTCTCGTGCGCGGCTCGCCGGGCCAGGGGCCAGGTAAGGGTGCACAACTCCATGTTGGTGCACGTGACCCGGTTCACGGCTGTGCAGAGCCTTGTTCGCGAACAGGTGGAGGACCACCTGCACTTCCTTGTGGACTCGCTGCGTGACCGGTACGGGAAAGGGCCGAAACTTCTTGCGGAGTTCCAGGAACTCTGGGAGCGCGACTTCGTTACCACCACCGCGCACTTCCCGGCTGACGAGGCTGAACCTCTGACCTGGGAGCAGGTGTCGACGGAGCTTCTGGACGCGATCAGGAAGATCCAGGTCAAGGCGGTGAACGGCACTTCCCGGGACGCTCTCGACTACTACGACAACCGCAAGGACGGCCTCTCTGTCATCGCCATCGGCGGCCAGAAGCTGTCCCGGGGCCTCACGCTTTCAGGGCTCACGGTCAGTTACTACCTGCGCTGGGCCAACACGTACGACACGCTGCTCCAGATGGGCAGGTGGTTCGGGTACCGACCCGGGTACGAGGACCTGTGCAGGCTGTACACCACGCCTGCCGTCGAGGACGCCTACGTGGAGGTCACGGCTGCGACCGACGAACTGCGCCGCGAGGTCGAGGAGATGGCCACGCTCGGTCTTACACCCCGGCAGTTCGGTCTGAAGGTCCGCTCGTCGTCGCTGGGGCTCATGGTCACTGCGGCGAACAAGATGAGGCAGAGTGAGAGGATCCTGCTCAGTTACTCCGGCGAGGGGCCGGAGACGGTGATCTTCAACCTTGCCGACCGAGCTGTGAAGCGTAACTTCAAGTCGCTCGAGGACCTGGTGCGGCACCTCGACGGCATCACGGAACCCGAAACAGCTGTCAGCGGCGGCACGGTGATGTGGCGGGGGGTACCGCCGGAAGTGGTCTCCGAGTTCGTGGCCTCCTACGAGACCGACCGCATGGCCCAGAGGGTCCGTCCCCGACTCATCGCAAAGTACATCGAACAGTGTGCCAAGGTGGGTGAGCTGGGTAACTGGACCGTCTGCCTGGTAGGCAAGTCGGCGGCCACTCCCGTGGACGTCGCCGGGCACTCGGTCGGACCAGTTACGCGTGCCCCGCTCAACCCGGAGTTCAGAACAGAGGGGCGGTACACGATCCGTCGTGTGCTCAGCCCGCGCGACGAGGGCCTCGACCTCAACGAAGCACAGCTTGAGGCGGCACGGGAGGCCGCTGGGAAAGCAGCGAAGCAGAAGGAGAAGACCTCGGTCCCGAAGCACCCGTCGGGTCCGTACCTCCGTCGTCAGCGACGTCCCGACCAAGCGCTGCTACTCATCTATCCCATCGAAGTACCAGGACCCGAGGACGACTCCCCGGAGCTGCCGCTGGTGGGCTTCCAGGTGAGCTTTCCCTACTCCCGTAACCAGTCGAAGACCGAGTACGTGGCGAACAGCATCTACCTGCAGGAGGACATCTACGCCCTCGACGAGGAGGACGAGGCGTGA
- a CDS encoding PD-(D/E)XK motif protein → MTVTEEDWHELERPHDSPGRSSRRLHPDSPLDVFLSVAHPGGQRMLVLRADARSADHIVRSVGRLPRAAGIEMQLSAVSRLEYELQLVLTANDLREVFNPLVTDVADTARSAPAAADALTATVSRFERWQDLLRTVGTDGLGAEARRGLYGELLVLGDHLLSTLSEIEAVESWTGPTGANQDFQLPGVAIEVKASAAKHPRSVRIASERQLDDTGVPHLLLCMMVLDERRGGSGESLNRRVESVRGHLASAAARARFDGLLIQAGYLPGHHDLYDEPRYTVRDLRFWHVRDGFPRLVESDLPEGVSDCTYHVTVSGLDSYLASVDDVSMLIGGAHE, encoded by the coding sequence GTGACGGTCACCGAGGAGGACTGGCACGAGCTTGAGCGCCCTCACGACTCGCCAGGACGCTCCAGCCGTCGGTTGCATCCGGACTCCCCGCTGGACGTGTTCCTCTCCGTCGCCCATCCGGGGGGACAGCGCATGCTGGTACTCAGGGCCGACGCCCGCTCGGCAGACCACATCGTGCGTTCGGTTGGGCGACTGCCCCGGGCGGCCGGCATCGAGATGCAGCTGAGTGCGGTGTCCCGTCTCGAGTACGAACTCCAGTTGGTCCTCACGGCGAACGACCTCCGGGAAGTGTTCAACCCACTCGTGACCGACGTGGCCGACACCGCGCGTTCAGCGCCGGCCGCTGCCGACGCTCTGACAGCCACCGTGAGCAGGTTCGAGCGCTGGCAGGATCTCCTGCGCACGGTTGGCACGGACGGGCTGGGAGCGGAGGCGCGGAGGGGACTCTACGGGGAACTTCTGGTGCTTGGTGACCACCTCCTGAGCACCCTGTCCGAGATCGAGGCTGTGGAGTCCTGGACGGGACCGACAGGCGCCAACCAAGACTTCCAGCTCCCTGGGGTCGCGATCGAGGTCAAGGCCAGTGCCGCGAAACACCCCCGCAGCGTCCGCATAGCGAGTGAGCGACAGCTGGACGACACCGGTGTCCCGCACCTGCTGCTGTGCATGATGGTGCTCGACGAACGACGGGGTGGGTCCGGCGAGAGCCTTAACCGTCGTGTGGAGAGCGTCCGGGGGCACCTTGCCAGCGCTGCTGCCAGGGCCCGATTCGACGGCCTGCTGATCCAGGCAGGTTACCTGCCCGGGCATCACGATCTCTATGACGAACCTCGTTACACCGTTCGTGACCTGCGCTTCTGGCACGTTCGGGATGGCTTTCCCAGGCTTGTCGAGTCGGACCTTCCCGAGGGCGTCAGCGACTGCACCTACCACGTGACCGTCTCGGGGTTGGACAGCTACCTGGCGTCAGTCGACGATGTGAGCATGTTGATCGGGGGAGCCCATGAGTGA